One Mercurialis annua linkage group LG3, ddMerAnnu1.2, whole genome shotgun sequence DNA window includes the following coding sequences:
- the LOC126673860 gene encoding uncharacterized protein At5g39865-like gives MGCASSKQSKRCRNCNAPYTTVPRSYSMHVVHPPQQKGDSYHVVALTSTTLGSLPLNSAANFKDHISINTAIDILTARSNEQDHSSGCNGHDGDKDGKSKDFSVGLIEAKTWSNMIQEKIPKIEPKTPIRTPPGEPETINTWELMAGLEEDDQIPLAHRFRSFSFDLARDSNPIQDSPNVIPKNNQKIDNQIEKQPFWIQYPDEDSNSKCPEFDPEVISTFRRSLQELSPTHPFYIKPSENGEEKQPPGTDIVMNNDYYSKGEKEKLIVYFTSLRGVRKTYEDCCHVRVILKGLGVRVDERDVSMHSGFKDELKELLGDKFSSGGLPRVFIGSKYVGGADEIRRMNEEGKLEKAVDGCETLEDDCNGCITGDCEGCGDIRFVPCETCNGSCKIYCENDDEDEDEGEGGGGEETEAAEEENGEYGFQRCPDCNENGLIRCRICCY, from the coding sequence atgggttGTGCAAGCTCCAAGCAGAGTAAGCGTTGCCGGAATTGCAACGCGCCGTACACGACGGTGCCGCGTAGCTATTCAATGCACGTTGTTCATCCGCCGCAACAGAAAGGTGATAGCTACCATGTGGTGGCGCTTACCTCCACCACATTAGGCTCTCTGCCGCTAAATTCCGCCGCTAATTTTAAAGATCACATCAGTATCAACACCGCCATTGATATTCTCACGGCGAGAAGCAACGAGCAAGATCATTCGAGTGGTTGTAATGGCCATGATGGTGATAAAGATGGGAAGAGTAAAGATTTTTCAGTTGGTTTAATTGAAGCTAAGACTTGGTCTAATATGATCCAAGAAAAAATCCCTAAAATCGAGCCGAAAACCCCGATAAGAACGCCGCCGGGTGAGCCGGAGACGATTAATACTTGGGAGTTAATGGCTGGACTTGAAGAAGATGATCAAATTCCATTGGCTCATCGATTTCGAAGCTTTTCGTTCGATCTTGCTCGGGATTCTAATCCGATTCAAGACAGTCCGAATGTAATTCCGAAAAATAATCAGAAAATCGACAATCAAATCGAAAAACAGCCGTTTTGGATTCAATATCCGGATGAAGATTCGAATTCGAAATGTCCGGAATTCGATCCAGAAGTTATTTCCACGTTTAGAAGATCATTACAAGAACTGTCTCCAACTCATCCATTTTACATTAAACCATCCGAAAATGGTGAGGAAAAACAACCGCCAGGTACCGACATTGTAATGAATAACGATTATTATTCGAAAGGCGAAAAAGAGAAGCTAATAGTATACTTCACGAGTCTACGAGGAGTCCGAAAAACATACGAAGATTGTTGCCATGTTCGAGTGATTTTAAAAGGATTAGGCGTTCGGGTCGACGAGCGTGATGTATCGATGCATTCGGGTTTTAAAGACGAGTTAAAAGAGCTATTAGGCGATAAATTTAGCAGCGGAGGGTTACCGAGAGTGTTTATCGGGAGTAAATATGTTGGCGGAGCTGACGAAATTCGACGAATGAACGAAGAAGGTAAGCTCGAGAAGGCGGTTGACGGGTGCGaaactttggaggatgattgtAATGGCTGCATTACTGGTGATTGTGAGGGTTGTGGGGATATTAGGTTTGTGCCTTGTGAGACATGTAATGGAAGTTGTAAAATATATTGCGAAAACGACGACGAAGACGAGGATGAAGGCGAAGGCGGAGGAGGAGAAGAAACAGAAGcagcagaagaagaaaatggtGAGTATGGATTTCAAAGATGTCCTGATTGTAATGAGAATGGACTAATACGGTGTCGTATTTGCTGTTACTAG
- the LOC126673861 gene encoding UDP-N-acetylglucosamine transferase subunit ALG14-like gives MLMETKDKTFFFVAVIIISLVVVVLTRLFYVLYRTGKPLRAKCLKSRSTLIVLGSGGHTAEMINVVALLQKDRFVPRFYIAAGSDKMSLEKARVLEDSLVEMSQDKGVSPKYMQIYRSREVGQSYITSTGTTLLAIAHALWLMMKIRPEVVLCNGPGTCIPLCIIAFLFKVVGIRWSTIFYVESIARVQRLSLSGLLLYKLRIADQFFVQWPQLQRKYPRTQYVGCLM, from the exons ATGTTAATGGAGACCAAAGATAAAACTTTCTTCTTTGTTGCTGTTATCATCATTAGTCTAGTCGTCGTTGTGCTCACTCGATTGTTTTATGTACTTTATCGAACTGGAAAGCCCTTGCGTGCTAAATGTTTAAAGTCAAGGAGCACTTTGATTGTTTTGGGTTCAG GGGGGCACACTGCGGAGATGATTAATGTGGTGGCTTTACTTCAGAAAGATAGATTTGTACCTAGATTTTATATTGCAGCTGGTTCTGATAAAATGAGTCTGGAAAAAGCTCGTGTTTTGGAGGACTCTTTAGTTGAAATG TCTCAGGACAAAGGTGTCTCTCCTAAGTACATGCAAATTTATAGAAGCAGGGAAGTTGGTCAGTCTTATATAACCTCGACAGGGACAACTTTATTGGCTATTGCTCATGCATTGTGGCTAATGATGAAAATCAGACCGGAAGTG GTTCTTTGTAACGGTCCTGGAACTTGTATTCCTCTATGCATAATTGCATTCTTATTCAAG GTGGTAGGGATTAGATGGTCAACTATTTTTTATGTTGAGAGTATAGCAAGAGTGCAAAGGCTCTCTTTGAGTGGTTTGCTTCTCTATAAGTTACGCATCGCTGATCAGTTTTTTGTGCAATGGCCGCAACTACAGAGAAAATATCCCCGAACACAGTATGTTGGTTGTCTGATGTAG